One Terriglobia bacterium genomic region harbors:
- a CDS encoding tyrosine-type recombinase/integrase translates to MTALSKELDRYLTIRRSLGYTLDKTERDLRRFIAFADQQNSKYVSTDLFLRWQTSFGHAKRPTWSARLGTVHLFAQWLHGLDPQHEVPSKALIPPRYRRARPYIYSDNEIRRIVEAAAELPSATGIRALTYATFFALIAVTGLRIGEAISLDDTDVDLEIGVLRIRRGKQGKERFVPVSDSTRAELKAYVQKRNRLLGSPPQSFFVSTRGSRITENNGQYNFAHLCQKIGMRAPEKLGRHGRGPRIHDMRHSFCVRTMLNWYRTGLDVRREMIKLSTYLGHCGPESTFWYIEAVPELLELASQRVTTSLSREVRS, encoded by the coding sequence ATGACGGCCCTGTCCAAAGAGCTTGACCGCTATCTGACGATTCGCCGCAGCCTTGGGTATACCCTTGATAAAACCGAAAGGGACCTCCGGAGATTTATCGCGTTCGCCGACCAGCAGAATTCCAAGTATGTCAGCACCGATCTTTTCCTGCGATGGCAGACCAGCTTCGGCCATGCCAAACGCCCAACCTGGTCTGCACGCCTCGGAACGGTGCATCTTTTTGCACAGTGGCTCCATGGACTGGATCCGCAACATGAGGTGCCGTCGAAAGCCCTTATCCCTCCTCGTTATCGCCGCGCCCGCCCTTATATTTACAGTGATAATGAGATTCGCCGGATTGTTGAGGCCGCGGCGGAACTGCCCTCTGCCACTGGCATTCGTGCGTTAACCTATGCAACCTTCTTCGCGCTCATTGCTGTAACGGGCCTTCGGATAGGTGAGGCGATTTCACTTGATGACACTGATGTCGATCTGGAAATTGGGGTGCTCCGGATCCGGCGCGGCAAACAGGGAAAAGAGCGTTTTGTCCCCGTCTCGGACAGCACACGGGCAGAGCTAAAGGCCTATGTCCAAAAACGGAACCGGTTACTTGGATCGCCTCCTCAATCATTCTTCGTATCGACTCGGGGCAGTCGTATCACTGAGAACAATGGCCAGTACAATTTTGCCCATCTGTGTCAAAAAATAGGAATGCGCGCTCCCGAAAAGCTTGGCCGGCATGGGCGCGGTCCTCGAATCCACGACATGCGTCACAGTTTTTGTGTTCGCACCATGTTGAATTGGTACCGCACGGGTCTGGATGTGCGCCGGGAGATGATCAAATTGTCAACCTATCTCGGCCATTGCGGACCGGAAAGCACCTTCTGGTATATCGAAGCGGTTCCGGAATTGCTCGAGTTGGCTTCGCAGCGCGTGACCACATCCCTATCACGGGAGGTGCGATCATGA